CATTTTGGAAGTTCTTGATGTTCGCGACAACGGGGAAACTAGTGCTGCTCAACGCGGTCCTCTCGGCGTTCACAGTTTAATGGATGTCGGTGCATGTGCTGCCAGCTTGGGTCCGCAAGCAGATCGACAAGATCAGAAGGGCGTGGCTTTGGCGTGGGCAGGAAGATTGCCACGGAGGGCATTGCAAGGTGGCTTGGAGAACCGTTTGTTGACCCAAGGAGCTGGTGGGCTTGGGAATCCTCGACCTGGAGTGTTTTGGCATGGCTCTCTGCCTTCGCTGGCTCTGGCTAGAGCGCATGGCCCGCGACAGGCCATGGATCTGGCTTCCGGTGCCTTGCGACCAGGCGGAGCATACGTTATTCGCTGCGGCGACAAGAGTATGCCTTGGGGATGGTAGAAGCACGTCGTTTTGGTTTGATAGTTGGATGAACGGAGAGGCACCCTGCTTGGTCTCTCTGGCAATCCTTCTCCTCTCTCGACGTAAAGCAAGGTCAGTAAGATCGGCGCTGCATCGGAACAGTTGGGTTCGGGATCTGCAGGGTCGTATTTCTGCAACACTGCTGCCGGAGTTCTTTAAGCTCTGGGGCAAGGTTGCTGCGGCGAGTCACCTAACTATGGGCCACGATGAAATCACTTGGAAGCTCACGGAGTCTGGGACGTTCACAATGGCGTCCGCATATCAGCTGCAGTTTCTTGGATCCACGCGGACGTCGATCTTGGAGGCGGTCTGGAGAGCATGGGCGCCGACCAAGATTAAGTTGTTCGCTTGGCTGTTGTCCTGCAACCGGCTGCTCACTGCGGACCGGCTTCTGGCCAGGCAATGGCCAAACCCCTGCTTCTACCAGCTTTGTCGACGTAACCTGGAGACAAATGCCCATCTTTTCGTGGAATGCCCATGGGCTTGAGCTCTTTGGGAAGCGGCGGCGAATCGATTCGCACTCCCTTCCTTAAACCCTACCTTGTGGCACGAAGAGGACAGCATGGCGGAATGGCTTTCATGCCTCGGAGGACTGCCGCCAGATGCAAAACACGCGAGATCAATAACACTGTTGGTGGCCTGGGCCATCTGGATGGAGCGCAATGACAGGATATTCAGAGATAGCTAAAGATCGGTAAGGGCAACCCTTGATCGCCTCAGTGAGGAGGTGATAGAATGGCAGATGGCCGACGGGAGACATTTGATGCCGCGAGAGTAGCCCTAGGTCCCGTTcctcctttccttttcttttctttccattcTTGCGAGCTCGCTCGCGTTTGTACAGTTGGCGCACTTCCGCCGTTTTCCTCTCATAATGAAATCGCAGCTCACCTGCACTTCCTAAAAAAAAAAGCTTCAAAGAAGTCACATGCATATGCTGGTGAGGGGTGATCCTTGTCGCCAAAAAAAGGGGAGTGGtgatccttttttttcttttttgtggggGAGTGGTGATCTATTTTGAAGAGAGAAAACGTGCAGTTTAACTTGGAAGGTTCGGACTCACTCGATCGAGCCACGCACGTTCGCAGAGGTTTATCCAAGGGCGGAAACTAGCATTGGATTGTCGTAGTGAGGCGGCATATATATGGCAAGCAATATCACATTCCATTTTAGATAGAAGTAAATGTGAAATAAATACGAATGCATCTTTACAAACGGAATGAACCAGGTGCTGGATTTTGAAGCAAATACGAATGTACAATTGTATATTCACGTGACAGAATGAAATTCTGCTAGCAAATTTTAGATAGAAGTAAACGTAAAATAAATATAGATGTATCTTTGGAAATGGAATTATGAACCAGGTGCTAGATTCTGAAGCTAATATGGATGTAAAAATGCCTTTTTATGTGCCTGAGTAAAAGTATGGTAGCTAATTTAAGCAATTCTACCCGTGTATAGATCAATTATATACAATCTAAAAATCAAACAAAGAGGTAAGATGTTATTTCTTGTGATTTGATCTATgaaaccttttttttcttttttgtggggGAGTGGTGATCTATTTTGAAGAGAGAAAACGTGCAGTTTAACTTGGAAGGTTCGGACTGGCTCGATCGAGCCACACACGTTCGCAGAGGTTTATCCAAGGGCGGAAACTAGCATTGGATTGTCGTAGTGAGGCGGCATATATATGGCAAGCAATATCACATTCCAATTTAGATAGAAGTAAATGTGAAATAAATACGAATGCATCTTTACAAACGGAATGAACCAGGTGCTGGATTTTGAAGCAAATACGGATGTACAATTGTATATTCACGTGACAGAATGAAATTCTGCTAGCAAATTTAGATAGAAGTAAACGTAAAATAAATACAGATGTATCTTTGGAAATGGAATTATGAACCAGGTGCTAGATTCTGAAGCTAATATGGATGTAAAAATGCCTTTTTATGTGCCTGAGTAAAAGTATGGTAGCTAATTTCAGCAATTCTACCCGTGTATAGATCAATTATATACAATCTAAAAATCAAACAAAGAGGTAAGATGTTATTTCTTGTGATTTGATCTATGAAACCTTTTTTTGTGTGGGAGAAGTATCTACAAAACTATGATACATGTTGGTATGTTTTTTTTTATCTATGTGGCACATATCACTGTTGTCTACCATTATATCATCGACTTGTAATACATCATGGCATAGTCATGGATCTGTTTAGTTTTATCCTATATTAGTATGTTGCTAAAGTTCTCAGAAATTCGCGTCCCTTCTAATTGGATAAACATCATCTATATCCACATCCGAGCATTCATTTGATAACATATGCATTTATATCGTACTTGTTTGGAAACGTGGAAAATAGAAATGAGAAGAGCATTATCCAATCCGTTTTCACCTCCTCGCAAGCACTGCCCTAGCTTTTATTCACTATGCATATTAGCTTTGTCATAAATCAAGTTTGTCCaaaatttatactccctccgttcggaattacttgtctcggaaatggatgtatctaaaactaaaatacatctagatacatccatttctgcgacaagtaattccgtacggagggagtagtatggacATTCGGAATATAATACTACAACTAGTACCCATTCATTCACAAATATAGATGTTTTGAATAATTTAATTTGGTCGACATACAGACTAAAATTAGTAAACAAACACATTAAAACGTGTCTATGTTCATCCAATTCACAAAAaagctaaaacatcttatattgtataaaacagatggaatatgtatataatgaatctaatggtattgtagACGCTGTTAAATTTTTCTGTAAAGTTGGTTAAAGTTCACGATTTTATTTTAATTTTGCAAGGGAAAGTTCACAAAAATCTtacctactactccctccgtctgaaaatacttgtcatcaaaatggacaaaaggggtgtatctaaaactaaaatacgtctagatacattcccttttattcattttgatgacaagtattttcggacggagggagtattatagtacaccaatctactccctccgttcctaaatacttgtctttctaggcattttaacaagtgactacatacagagtaaaatgagtgaatctatattctaaatatgtctacatacatccgtatatattagtcatttgaaatgtctagaaaaacaaatatttaggaacggagggagtaatcgtGAAGGGAAAATACTAGCACCTCCGCTTCGAACTATAATATGTTTTGGGTATTTAATATAGACTATACTTAAGTATTGAAACGAGCGAACCGACACACAGAAACGCGTCTATATACATCCGGCTCAGAGGAAAAAAAAAGCAGAACATCTTATAATTCGAAACGAAGGAAAAAAAAAATGCTACACGCTACACTAATCTAAAGATAAAAAAAGGCAGCACCGGATCCACTGTTCAAAACGCCACATATCTCGACGCCTGGCTTTTTTTGAACGAGGAAGAAGGTCTACTAGGGACATCGCGTCGCGTGCGCGCAAGGGATCGGAGCACGTAGCGGCATGGGTACCTACGTGCGGTTTACGTATCCTGCCTACGCAGCGGCGAAACGCACAGCAGTGGAATCACTGGAAGCAGAAAGGAAACCAAAGGGGAGACCGGAGCGGAGACCCTCCACTGAGAATAAAAGACAAGGGACACCTTGGACCGCGGGCCCCCAAACCGCTGCTGGCctggcggtggggccggcctgtcattCAGCGCGGCGCCGGTGCGGGGCGAGGCTATTAAACCAACCGGTCGCCCGATCCTTCTTCCCCAATCTCGCAGCCNNNNNNNNNNNNNNNNNNNNNNNNNNNNNNNNNNNNNNNNNNNNNNNNNNNNNNNNNNNNNNNNNNNNNNNNNNNNNNNNNNNNNNNNNNNNNNNNNNNNNNNNNNNNNNNNNNNNNNNNNNNNNNNNNNNNNNNNNNNNNNNNNNNNNNNNNNNNNNNNNNNNNNNNNNNNNNNNNNNNNNNNNNNNNNNNNNNNNNNNNNNNNNNNNNNNNNNNNNNNNNNNNNNNNNNNNNNNNNNNNNNNNNNNNNNNNNNNNNNNNNNNNNNNNNNNNNNNNNNNNNNNNNNNNNNNNNNNNNNNNNNNNNNNNNNNNNCTCGCTCGCCTACCTCATGCGCCGCTGGCGCGAGAAGATCCGCTCCTCCACGCCGCTCCACGTCGTCGGCCTCACCGAGATCTTCGCCATCTGCGGCCTCGTCGCCTCGCTCATCTACCTCCTCAGCTTCTTCGGCATCGCCTTCGTCCAGTCCGTCGTCTccaacagcgacgacgaggacgagGACTTCCTCATCGCCTCCGCCCAGCCGCAGCCCAAGCCCGCCCCCGCTCCCGCCCCCGCCCAGTGCGCGCTGCTGCAGAGCGCCGGCCCCGCGCCCGAGGTAAtgccggaggaggacgaggagatcgtGTCCCAGGTCGTCGCCGGCAAGATCCCCTCCTACGTCCTGGAGACGAAGCTGGGCGACTGCCGCCGGGCCGCCGGGATCCGCCGCGAGTCGCTGCGCCGGATCACGGGGAGGGAGATCAACGGCCTCCTGCTCGACGGCTTCGACTACGCCTCCATCCTCGGCCAGTGCTGCGAGATGCCCGTGGGGTACGTGCAGCTGCCCGTGGGCGTCGTCGGGCCGCTCCTCCTCGACGGCCGCCGGCTCTACGTCCCGATGGCCACCACCGAGGGCTGCCTCGTCGCCAGCACCAACCGTGGATGCAAGGCCATTGCCGAGTCTGGCGGTGCTTCCAGCGTCGTGTTCCGTGACGGGATGAGCCGAGCCCCCGTCGCCAGGTTCCCAaccgcccgccgcgccgccgagcTCATGAGATTCTTGGAGAACCCGGACAATTTCGACACTCTGTCTGTCGTCTTTAGCAGGTATACTAGACTAAATAAGCTCAAGATTACTGCCACTATTGTCTGTCCTCTTCAGCCCATGCTCCACTCGCACGACAGATGTCATTACGCTACGACTTGTCTTGTGTTTGACGATATGTTGATGTGCCGTCAGTCCCCATCAATCAAATCAGCGCTGTTTCTTTTTTAACCCCAAAATGCTCCGTTTGCGCAGATCAACGAGATTCGGAAGGCTGCAGGGGGTCAAATGCGCGTTGGCAGGAAGGAACCTGTACATGAGGTTCACCTGCAGCACTGGTGATGCCATGGGGATGAACATGATCTCCAAGGGCGTGCAACATGTGCTGGACTACCTAGAGGGGGATTTCCCTGATATGGATGTCGTCAGCATCTCAGGTATTTTCGCACGTTTATAAATCAGTTTGTTTTTCCTTTCTTCCATCGTGAAAAACGTTGTACCAGTgatagattattattattattgtggctAATTATGACTTACCAGGCAGGGGTGAACGAACGAATGTTTTCATTCGAAAAAAAACCCCCCACTTCCATTGAATGCTTCAGAATTGCCATGTGAAAACAGATAAAATTGCCGTGCTGTTGTAAAGGGTTTGCCATGTTCTAAAGTAAAAATTGCCATGCTCAGAAATATTGCCATGTTGACTGAAGAGAATTTCCATGCTACATCAACGGAAAGACCTTAGTTCTATAACATTTTGGATAATTTTGTAGTTGATGGATGGTTAGATGCTGGTACCAAAGAATAAGAGCACAGCAGATTCTCTTAATTAAATCCCATTCTGCAAATATTTAAACTCAAGAGAGTTGATGAATGAAGCAACTGGCATGATAGATGTTTAAGGTGTTTTAATTGGATTCCCCTACTTGTTATGCAATAGAAAGCGGCAGATGAGCCTTGATTGTTATTTTAATTGGATATCCCTTTGGTGCCAGCTCTCGATCCAAACTGACGTGGACTCGAGTTGTTTTCATTTGTAGTAGTTGGGCTACCTTTTTGTCCAATCGCTCCAGCTTGCTGCCAGCTCTTGGTACTTCCGAGAGAGGACGAAAATTCACACAAGGAAATTTGGACAAGGCCACCTCATCCTTGTCTTCCCTATtgctccctctgttccgaattacttgtcgcacgtatggatgtattttagttctagatacatccatttcagcgacgagtaatt
Above is a window of Triticum dicoccoides isolate Atlit2015 ecotype Zavitan chromosome 5B, WEW_v2.0, whole genome shotgun sequence DNA encoding:
- the LOC119309763 gene encoding 3-hydroxy-3-methylglutaryl-coenzyme A reductase 3-like; translated protein: SLAYLMRRWREKIRSSTPLHVVGLTEIFAICGLVASLIYLLSFFGIAFVQSVVSNSDDEDEDFLIASAQPQPKPAPAPAPAQCALLQSAGPAPEVMPEEDEEIVSQVVAGKIPSYVLETKLGDCRRAAGIRRESLRRITGREINGLLLDGFDYASILGQCCEMPVGYVQLPVGVVGPLLLDGRRLYVPMATTEGCLVASTNRGCKAIAESGGASSVVFRDGMSRAPVARFPTARRAAELMRFLENPDNFDTLSVVFSRSTRFGRLQGVKCALAGRNLYMRFTCSTGDAMGMNMISKGVQHVLDYLEGDFPDMDVVSISGNFCSDKKSAAVNWIEGRGKSVVCEAIIREEVVQKVLKTNVQSLVELNVIKNLAGSAVAGALGGFNAHASNIVSAIFIATGQDPAQNVESSQCITMLEAVNDGRDLHISVTMPSIEVGTVGGGTQLASQSACLDLLGVKGANRESPGSNARLLATVVAGAVLAGELSLISAQAAGHLVQSHMKYNRSRKDMSNAAAC